In one window of Meiothermus sp. DNA:
- a CDS encoding heme-dependent oxidative N-demethylase subunit alpha family protein — protein MRPDLARLEGPPFLLDHEYPRYQAAKLEAFAQEPSSALLSPTHQPAWVRAALEWLWQQLPHAPGTKAAPEPNKKDLLELGKAAALRVQEDLVLMHGTLLEALWVCFPSHWNPLEKIGRSFAEIHSPVPHSEKLRAAQHNVARAMSQKGPFVRYVWGLTFDPALSAHPSRPVLLSGERVYFRTERQVTLPLPELNRSWFLIRVYVAPVETVADSPERRAALREALQTMPEAHRAYKPGTVAAYRWLEARGFF, from the coding sequence GTGCGACCGGATCTGGCGCGGCTCGAGGGGCCGCCATTTCTGCTCGACCATGAGTACCCGCGCTACCAAGCAGCCAAGCTCGAGGCCTTTGCCCAGGAGCCCTCCAGCGCCCTTCTCTCCCCTACCCACCAGCCCGCATGGGTACGGGCGGCGCTTGAGTGGCTGTGGCAGCAGCTTCCGCATGCGCCAGGTACAAAAGCAGCTCCAGAGCCCAATAAAAAAGACCTGCTCGAGCTCGGAAAAGCCGCCGCACTGCGGGTTCAGGAAGACCTGGTGCTGATGCACGGAACCTTGCTCGAAGCACTTTGGGTCTGCTTTCCCAGCCACTGGAACCCACTCGAAAAAATTGGGCGTAGCTTCGCCGAGATCCATAGCCCCGTACCCCACAGCGAAAAGCTTCGGGCTGCCCAGCACAATGTGGCCAGAGCTATGAGCCAAAAAGGCCCCTTCGTGCGCTATGTGTGGGGGCTAACCTTTGACCCTGCCCTCTCGGCCCACCCCAGCCGCCCTGTGTTGCTCTCAGGGGAACGGGTCTATTTTCGCACCGAACGCCAGGTAACCTTACCCCTGCCCGAACTAAACCGAAGCTGGTTCTTGATCCGGGTGTATGTGGCGCCGGTCGAGACTGTAGCCGACAGCCCAGAGCGCCGGGCTGCCCTGCGAGAAGCCCTGCAAACCATGCCAGAAGCCCACCGCGCCTACAAGCCCGGAACCGTGGCTGCTTACCGGTGGCTCGAGGCCCGGGGGTTCTTTTAG
- the bcp gene encoding thioredoxin-dependent thiol peroxidase encodes MLNPGVPAPDFSLPDQSGKKHSLTDYRGSWVVLYFYPKDDTPGCTKEACNFRDEKGRLEELGAVVLGVSADDVQSHGKFHRKYDLNFPLLSDPDTTMIRAYGAWGKKVMYGKEYEGVFRYTFLIDPEGRVAKVWDKVKPDQHALEVAEALVELQKQAV; translated from the coding sequence ATGCTGAACCCAGGTGTTCCCGCCCCCGACTTTAGCCTTCCCGACCAAAGCGGCAAAAAGCACAGCCTGACCGACTACCGGGGCAGTTGGGTGGTGCTTTACTTCTACCCCAAGGACGACACCCCTGGCTGTACCAAAGAAGCCTGTAATTTCCGCGACGAAAAGGGCCGCCTGGAAGAACTGGGCGCGGTGGTGCTGGGGGTATCCGCCGACGATGTCCAAAGCCACGGAAAATTTCACCGCAAGTATGACCTTAACTTTCCTCTGTTGTCCGACCCAGATACAACCATGATCAGGGCCTATGGCGCCTGGGGTAAGAAGGTCATGTACGGTAAGGAGTACGAAGGGGTCTTTCGCTATACCTTCCTGATTGACCCCGAGGGCCGGGTGGCGAAGGTGTGGGACAAGGTCAAACCCGACCAACACGCCCTCGAGGTGGCCGAAGCGCTAGTCGAGCTGCAAAAGCAAGCGGTGTGA
- the rpiA gene encoding ribose-5-phosphate isomerase RpiA gives MNNLDIYKQQAALEAVKYVQSGMVVGLGTGSTARYAVLELGRRLREGEIVNVMAVPTSEATALLAHDLGIPLVELEPSGVDLAIDGADEIAPDLSLIKGLGGALLREKIVEASARQFIVIADHTKKVAQLGRGVVPVEIVRFGYRATLHALGRMGEPTLRMDGDEFFYSDGGNLIADVNFGPIVDPEGLEAELKRIPGVVESGLFVGLATLAIVAGPGGLEYLGIAPG, from the coding sequence ATGAATAACCTGGATATCTACAAGCAACAAGCGGCCCTCGAGGCCGTTAAGTATGTTCAGTCGGGCATGGTGGTGGGGCTTGGTACCGGCTCCACGGCCCGGTATGCGGTGTTAGAACTGGGCCGTCGGTTGCGCGAGGGGGAGATTGTAAACGTAATGGCCGTACCCACCTCGGAGGCTACGGCCCTGCTGGCCCACGACCTGGGGATTCCCCTGGTCGAGCTCGAGCCTTCGGGGGTTGACCTGGCCATAGACGGCGCCGATGAAATCGCCCCCGACCTTTCCCTCATCAAGGGGCTGGGTGGGGCTTTGCTCCGCGAAAAGATTGTTGAGGCCAGCGCCAGGCAGTTTATCGTAATTGCCGACCACACCAAGAAAGTAGCCCAGCTCGGGCGCGGGGTGGTTCCGGTGGAGATTGTGCGTTTTGGCTACCGCGCAACCCTGCATGCGCTGGGGCGAATGGGGGAGCCCACCTTGCGCATGGATGGCGACGAGTTTTTCTATAGCGACGGGGGCAACCTGATTGCGGACGTCAACTTTGGCCCCATTGTAGACCCAGAGGGCCTCGAGGCCGAACTCAAACGCATTCCAGGCGTGGTGGAAAGTGGGCTTTTCGTGGGCCTGGCCACCCTGGCGATTGTGGCAGGGCCAGGCGGTCTGGAGTATCTGGGAATCGCCCCAGGCTAG
- the metG gene encoding methionine--tRNA ligase translates to MSKIFYETAAIDYANAAPHIGHVYEKIICDFLARFHRLDGYETNFVTGTDEHGEKIARAAKNAGQEPQDFVDYVSEQLFQPAYKRLLISYDDYIRTTSQRHKRYVQEILRKVYEAGDIYYAEYEGLYSVGSERFVTEKELVNGILPGDSEPPIRRKEANYFFRMEKYRPWLVEYLHEHPELIQPQAYRNEVLEILKEPIGDLSISRPKDRVPWGIPIPWDEHHVTYVWFDALLAYASSLASRGLFEKFWPHAWHVIGKDILKPHAIFWPTMLKSAGLPIYKRLVVHGHILAMDGRKMGKSLGNAIDPLALLDKFGVDAVHYALLRDTTLGSDSPFGEEVVVQRLNSDLANDLGNLLSRVRTMLLKYCGGVIPAPSASDSEIAKAGTSLAEKVRKEVDALRIHLALEEVLQYVRSLNKFVNDAKPWELARDERRKKELEDALYTAVEGLRIASVLLEPALPTKARELRAALGLGDYTLAQTETWGLSPAGTQIPQEAPILFPKLEVGAPKGEGSKSKAASSSEQQAANGQISIDEFAKVDFRVAEVIKAEKHPKADKLLVLTLNVGDHTRQVVSGIAQYYTPESLVGKKLVLVANLKPAVLRGVESQGMILAGEDAKGKIVVVSPEQDLPPGAKVR, encoded by the coding sequence GTGAGCAAAATCTTCTACGAAACCGCCGCCATAGACTACGCCAATGCGGCGCCCCATATCGGCCACGTCTACGAGAAAATCATCTGCGACTTTCTGGCCCGCTTTCACCGCCTGGATGGCTACGAAACCAACTTCGTGACCGGCACCGACGAGCACGGCGAAAAAATAGCGCGTGCAGCAAAAAATGCCGGTCAGGAGCCCCAGGATTTTGTCGATTATGTCTCAGAGCAGCTTTTCCAGCCTGCCTATAAGCGCCTGCTGATCAGCTACGACGATTATATTCGCACCACCTCGCAGCGTCACAAACGCTATGTGCAAGAAATACTGCGCAAGGTTTACGAGGCCGGTGATATCTACTATGCCGAGTACGAAGGGCTTTACTCGGTGGGCTCGGAACGCTTCGTAACCGAGAAAGAGCTGGTAAACGGCATCCTGCCCGGTGACTCGGAGCCGCCCATCCGGCGCAAAGAAGCCAACTACTTCTTTCGCATGGAGAAATACCGACCCTGGCTGGTGGAGTATCTGCACGAGCACCCCGAGCTGATCCAGCCCCAGGCTTACCGCAACGAGGTGCTGGAAATTCTCAAGGAGCCCATCGGCGACCTGTCCATCTCCCGTCCCAAAGACCGCGTACCCTGGGGCATCCCCATTCCCTGGGACGAACACCACGTGACCTATGTGTGGTTCGATGCCCTTCTGGCCTACGCCTCCTCGCTGGCCAGCCGGGGCCTTTTTGAAAAATTCTGGCCCCATGCCTGGCACGTGATCGGCAAGGACATCCTCAAACCCCACGCCATCTTCTGGCCCACCATGCTTAAGAGTGCGGGCCTGCCCATCTACAAGCGCCTGGTGGTGCATGGACACATCCTGGCCATGGATGGGCGCAAGATGGGCAAGAGCCTGGGCAACGCCATTGACCCGCTGGCCCTGCTAGACAAGTTCGGGGTGGATGCAGTGCACTATGCCCTGCTGCGCGATACCACCCTGGGCTCTGATAGTCCCTTTGGTGAAGAGGTGGTGGTACAGCGCCTTAATAGCGACCTGGCCAACGACCTGGGCAACCTGCTTTCGCGGGTACGAACCATGCTGCTTAAGTACTGTGGGGGGGTGATCCCTGCCCCCTCTGCGTCCGATTCTGAAATTGCCAAAGCCGGGACAAGCCTCGCCGAAAAAGTGCGCAAGGAGGTGGACGCCCTGCGGATTCACCTGGCTTTGGAGGAGGTTCTCCAGTACGTGCGGAGCCTCAACAAGTTTGTCAACGACGCCAAACCCTGGGAGCTGGCCCGCGACGAGCGCCGCAAGAAAGAACTAGAAGATGCGCTCTACACGGCGGTGGAGGGGCTACGCATTGCCAGTGTGCTACTGGAGCCGGCCCTCCCGACCAAGGCCCGGGAATTGCGGGCAGCCCTGGGACTCGGCGACTACACCCTTGCCCAGACCGAAACCTGGGGGCTTTCACCAGCGGGTACTCAGATTCCGCAGGAAGCGCCTATCCTTTTCCCCAAGCTCGAGGTAGGGGCGCCCAAAGGCGAAGGCTCCAAGTCGAAAGCTGCGTCTTCCTCCGAACAGCAAGCTGCCAACGGGCAGATCAGCATAGATGAGTTTGCTAAGGTGGACTTCCGGGTAGCCGAGGTCATCAAGGCTGAAAAACACCCCAAGGCCGATAAGCTGCTGGTGCTAACCCTGAATGTGGGCGACCATACCCGCCAGGTGGTTTCGGGCATTGCACAGTACTACACCCCCGAGAGCCTGGTGGGCAAAAAACTGGTGCTGGTGGCTAATTTGAAACCGGCTGTTTTGCGCGGCGTGGAGTCGCAGGGCATGATTCTGGCTGGCGAAGACGCCAAGGGCAAAATTGTGGTGGTGAGCCCGGAGCAAGACCTGCCACCGGGGGCCAAGGTACGCTGA
- the aroH gene encoding chorismate mutase, whose translation MMRGVRGAITVDQDTREAILGATRELLQKMLEVNQITDFDTIGAMFFTLTDDLRAAFPAEAARQLGMQMVPLINSREIPVPGALPRVIRVMMLWNTEVPQKQVKHVYLREAVRLRPDLESAQ comes from the coding sequence ATGATGCGAGGGGTTCGAGGCGCCATAACAGTAGACCAGGATACCCGTGAGGCAATTCTGGGCGCTACGCGGGAACTGCTGCAAAAGATGCTCGAGGTCAACCAGATCACCGATTTCGACACCATCGGGGCCATGTTTTTCACTCTGACCGACGACCTACGGGCCGCTTTCCCTGCCGAGGCCGCCCGGCAGCTCGGGATGCAGATGGTTCCGCTCATCAACTCCCGTGAAATTCCGGTGCCGGGTGCTTTGCCCAGGGTGATTCGGGTTATGATGCTGTGGAACACCGAGGTCCCCCAAAAACAGGTCAAGCACGTGTATTTACGCGAGGCGGTGCGCTTGCGGCCCGACCTGGAAAGTGCCCAATAA
- the rpmE gene encoding 50S ribosomal protein L31 produces the protein MKEKIHPKLVPCKIICNGEVIMQTYSTKPEIHVEVWSGNHPFWTGQQRFVDTEGRVEKFQKKFAGTYGKKASKKQ, from the coding sequence ATGAAAGAGAAAATTCACCCCAAGCTGGTGCCTTGCAAAATCATCTGCAATGGCGAAGTAATCATGCAAACCTACAGCACCAAGCCCGAGATCCATGTCGAGGTTTGGAGCGGTAACCACCCCTTCTGGACCGGACAGCAGCGTTTTGTAGACACCGAAGGTCGGGTTGAGAAATTCCAAAAGAAGTTTGCTGGCACCTACGGCAAGAAAGCCTCAAAGAAGCAATAA
- a CDS encoding tetratricopeptide repeat protein, with amino-acid sequence MPRPLSTEFWLGLEAMLEAGHDQAALQLLYNAFEQCQTYQQALDLLERLRRLPLAYDHHPSSARLYVQTLCRARRPDEILQFFSNHSPEAALWVYQAWALVRLGRYSQALQTLENATPATDMDWSIFYRSKGEALFWTGDPGWLEVFDRSRAHLQGTALGRMLLDRGWFLNHRGQRPAALVSWAEALAYLERDPYYLAWAHHSLGSALLHDQPHKAEHHLLEAYKVSRKEAAREFRARALVGLGAVRRSLGEWERALDSYQYAFKEAGDTQDRLLALWGWGHTLRLMGRVEQAFSKLIQAWELKPEEWLEADLAATRLMLGERKSVLESLPRLQTLLQEGKLGERSRVVLRVLEAELARQQGSERQAQALIAELDPQSLWVREELGCFPGLARQMGLHPPHTQRFRVEVQPFGRLEVRVNGRPVPIGAVSKAGELLVFLLVQRGQASLELLLDRLGDPHNKNPRKALWETIEKLRRALGWKDSVQSCGRVYTLDPRAEWVCDLEPKSYPFPSAEDPSQTFMAGYYSEWVEEWRQQWLVV; translated from the coding sequence GTGCCTAGGCCGCTATCAACAGAGTTTTGGTTGGGCTTAGAGGCCATGCTCGAGGCCGGGCACGATCAGGCCGCCTTGCAGCTTTTATATAACGCTTTTGAACAGTGTCAGACCTACCAGCAGGCTTTAGATTTACTGGAGCGGTTGCGACGCCTGCCGTTGGCCTATGACCACCACCCTAGCTCAGCGCGGCTCTATGTTCAAACCCTTTGCCGTGCCCGTCGGCCTGATGAAATCCTGCAATTTTTTTCCAATCACTCCCCAGAAGCCGCTCTTTGGGTATATCAGGCTTGGGCCCTGGTTCGGCTAGGGCGTTACTCGCAGGCCCTGCAAACCCTAGAAAACGCCACTCCGGCCACCGATATGGACTGGAGCATCTTCTATCGGAGCAAGGGCGAGGCGCTGTTCTGGACGGGAGACCCTGGCTGGCTCGAGGTTTTCGACCGCTCGCGGGCCCACCTGCAAGGCACCGCTCTGGGGCGCATGCTGCTAGACCGGGGATGGTTTCTGAACCACCGAGGGCAGCGACCTGCGGCCCTGGTTTCTTGGGCCGAAGCCCTGGCCTACCTCGAGCGCGACCCCTACTACCTGGCCTGGGCCCATCACAGCCTGGGCTCTGCTCTTCTCCACGACCAACCCCACAAGGCCGAGCATCACCTGCTGGAAGCCTACAAGGTTAGCCGCAAGGAGGCCGCCAGAGAGTTTCGGGCCCGGGCCCTGGTGGGCTTGGGCGCTGTTCGACGTAGCTTAGGGGAATGGGAACGTGCGCTGGATAGCTACCAGTATGCCTTCAAGGAAGCCGGCGATACCCAGGATCGGCTCTTGGCGCTGTGGGGCTGGGGGCATACCCTGCGCCTGATGGGGCGTGTGGAGCAAGCCTTTTCTAAACTGATTCAGGCCTGGGAACTCAAGCCCGAGGAATGGCTCGAGGCCGACCTGGCCGCCACCCGCCTGATGCTGGGCGAGCGAAAAAGTGTTCTGGAGAGCCTTCCGCGACTTCAGACCCTTTTGCAAGAGGGCAAGTTGGGCGAGCGCAGCCGGGTGGTGCTGCGGGTGCTGGAAGCGGAACTGGCCCGTCAACAGGGAAGCGAGCGCCAGGCCCAAGCGCTGATTGCCGAGCTAGACCCCCAAAGCCTGTGGGTGCGAGAAGAGCTGGGTTGCTTTCCGGGGCTGGCCCGGCAGATGGGGCTACACCCCCCCCATACCCAGCGTTTTAGGGTGGAGGTGCAACCTTTCGGGCGGCTCGAGGTGCGGGTCAATGGCCGACCGGTGCCCATTGGCGCGGTGAGCAAGGCGGGCGAACTGCTGGTTTTTTTGCTGGTGCAGCGCGGGCAGGCCAGCCTCGAGCTGCTGCTGGATCGGCTGGGCGACCCCCACAACAAAAACCCCCGCAAGGCTTTATGGGAAACAATCGAAAAACTACGCCGGGCTTTGGGCTGGAAGGACAGCGTACAAAGCTGCGGCAGGGTCTACACCCTCGACCCCCGCGCCGAGTGGGTGTGCGACCTCGAGCCAAAAAGCTACCCCTTCCCCAGCGCTGAAGACCCTTCCCAAACCTTCATGGCCGGCTACTACAGCGAGTGGGTGGAAGAGTGGCGGCAGCAGTGGTTGGTGGTCTGA
- the hypF gene encoding carbamoyltransferase HypF, producing MPNPLDQPHLQTLRLRVRGVVQGVGFRPFVFRLAQALGLSGWVRNDLEGVLIEVSATPEVLSSFVQALREQAPPAARIERIDVVERRPGGLPPGFTIIQSAASGPITTLISPDLTLCEDCLQELFDPANRRYLYPYINCTNCGPRYSIIQQLPYDRPHTTMRAFEMCPDCAAEYHDPTNRRFHAQPIACPVCGPQVHLWNARMVPIASRHPAVAEAAQLLREGQILAIKGLGGYHLACNATNPQAVEALRTRKKRRAKPFALMAKDTEVLRGHVLLDEAALRLLKSLERPIVLLPKGPVPLPEALAPGSPDLGLMLPYTPLQHLLFAEGAPPLLVMTSANRSGEPMVYRDEDLPALAGLADFFLIGERPIARRVDDSIVALADGKPMLLRRARGFAPAPILRSERFQRPILALGAQLKNAIALCTGGQVFVSQHIGDLEELEARLAFQQTIRDLTQMFQVNLEQTLVVHDLHPDYPSTQYAAELPGPKQAVQHHQAHIASVLAEHQRWDETVLGFAFDGAGLGLDGAIWGGEVFYGSLNQGFKRVAHLHYAPLPGGDAAAAFPPQAAVGFLRDLSGWETLLPEQVVQQGKSLLRSRLPIPLTSSMGRLFDTVAALLGFHTRQDFEGQAAMWLEKLARTCPAPSAYRFSLPLLQEELLEWDYRPLLEGLLLDLKKGAPKEQVAWQFHAALANAVVDVARTLRERYVYSTVVLSGGVWQNRLLHSLALVELQAQGLEVCWNRAVPPGDGGIALGQLALAQTLQKP from the coding sequence GTGCCAAACCCTCTCGACCAGCCCCACCTGCAAACGCTGCGCCTGCGGGTGCGCGGGGTGGTGCAGGGTGTGGGCTTTCGCCCCTTTGTGTTTCGGCTGGCCCAGGCGCTGGGGCTTTCGGGCTGGGTACGCAACGACCTCGAGGGGGTGCTCATCGAGGTTTCGGCCACGCCTGAGGTTTTATCGAGTTTTGTGCAAGCCCTGCGCGAACAGGCCCCACCTGCCGCCCGGATCGAGCGCATTGACGTTGTAGAACGACGTCCAGGCGGCTTACCCCCCGGCTTCACCATTATTCAGAGTGCAGCCAGCGGGCCCATCACCACCCTCATCTCCCCCGACCTGACCCTCTGTGAAGATTGCTTGCAGGAGCTGTTCGACCCCGCAAATCGCCGTTACCTATACCCTTACATCAACTGCACCAACTGCGGCCCGCGTTACAGCATCATCCAGCAGTTGCCCTACGACCGCCCCCACACCACCATGCGGGCTTTTGAGATGTGCCCGGACTGCGCCGCCGAGTACCACGACCCCACCAACCGCCGCTTCCACGCCCAGCCCATCGCCTGCCCAGTGTGTGGCCCGCAGGTACATCTGTGGAACGCCAGGATGGTGCCCATTGCGTCCAGACACCCGGCCGTTGCAGAAGCCGCACAGCTCCTGCGCGAGGGCCAGATTCTGGCCATCAAGGGGCTGGGGGGCTACCACCTGGCCTGTAACGCAACCAACCCACAAGCGGTCGAAGCCCTTAGAACCCGCAAAAAGCGCCGCGCCAAGCCCTTCGCGCTCATGGCAAAGGACACCGAAGTGCTGCGCGGCCACGTCTTGTTAGATGAGGCGGCCTTGCGCCTGCTAAAGAGCCTCGAGCGGCCCATCGTGCTCCTCCCCAAAGGCCCGGTTCCCCTACCCGAAGCCCTTGCACCGGGCAGCCCCGACCTGGGCCTTATGCTGCCCTACACCCCCCTCCAGCACCTGCTTTTTGCCGAGGGGGCTCCTCCCCTGCTGGTCATGACCAGCGCCAACCGCTCGGGCGAACCCATGGTCTACCGCGACGAAGACTTACCCGCCCTCGCTGGCCTGGCCGATTTTTTTCTGATAGGCGAGCGACCTATCGCCCGCCGGGTAGACGACTCCATCGTAGCGCTGGCCGATGGCAAGCCCATGCTTTTGCGCCGCGCTCGAGGCTTTGCCCCTGCCCCCATTCTGCGTTCGGAGCGTTTCCAACGACCCATCCTGGCCCTGGGAGCCCAGCTCAAAAACGCCATCGCTCTGTGCACAGGAGGCCAGGTATTCGTGAGCCAGCACATCGGCGACCTGGAAGAACTCGAAGCCCGCCTGGCTTTCCAGCAAACCATTCGGGATCTAACGCAGATGTTCCAGGTGAACCTGGAGCAAACCCTGGTTGTGCACGACCTGCACCCCGACTACCCCTCTACCCAGTACGCCGCAGAACTCCCCGGCCCCAAGCAAGCCGTGCAGCACCACCAGGCCCACATCGCCTCGGTGCTGGCCGAGCACCAGCGTTGGGACGAAACCGTGCTGGGCTTTGCCTTCGATGGCGCCGGGCTGGGCCTGGATGGGGCCATCTGGGGTGGGGAGGTGTTTTATGGCTCTTTGAACCAGGGCTTCAAGCGGGTGGCCCATCTGCACTACGCCCCCCTGCCGGGCGGTGACGCTGCAGCCGCATTCCCGCCCCAGGCCGCAGTAGGTTTTTTAAGGGATCTTTCGGGCTGGGAGACCCTGCTACCCGAGCAAGTCGTACAACAAGGAAAAAGTTTACTACGCTCCAGGCTGCCCATTCCTCTCACCAGCAGCATGGGGCGTTTGTTCGATACGGTGGCTGCGTTGCTGGGCTTTCATACCCGGCAAGATTTCGAGGGGCAGGCCGCCATGTGGTTAGAGAAACTGGCCCGCACCTGCCCAGCCCCTTCAGCGTACCGTTTTTCGCTTCCGCTTTTGCAAGAGGAGTTGCTCGAGTGGGACTATCGACCCTTGCTCGAGGGCCTCCTCCTTGACCTGAAGAAAGGTGCTCCGAAAGAACAGGTCGCCTGGCAATTTCACGCCGCTTTAGCCAACGCCGTAGTAGACGTTGCACGTACCTTGCGCGAGCGCTATGTTTACTCCACCGTTGTTCTTTCAGGGGGGGTGTGGCAAAATCGCCTGCTACACAGCCTGGCCTTGGTAGAACTGCAGGCGCAGGGTCTAGAGGTCTGCTGGAATCGAGCGGTACCACCGGGCGATGGTGGAATAGCCCTGGGGCAGTTAGCCCTGGCTCAGACACTACAAAAGCCCTAA